The window CTGTCAATTCCTCCCCAACAGAAATCATCAAACAACAATCAGTCCATATTAGCCAAATGATCTTTGGTTTTATGTCAAAGGTACTACAGTAGTCGCCACTTAATAAACCCACCTCGGCCCGGATCATTTTGGGCTTACAAAGCGGAATGTGTGTTTTCTTCAAACTACAGTAGAGCCTATAAATGACGGTACACAACGCCCACATACCACAGGCAAGTTTGTTGTCGCATACAACAACTATATTAACATGCAACTTTATTAACTTGCAACAACTTATTTATTTGACTTTTAGCTGCACAGTTCGCTAAGTTTTCTCGTTACTATAGTTGAATGAGTTAAAGTTGAATGAGTTGAGATGAATGTAGTTGAATGAGTCGTAACTGCCAACACCTTGCTTCTAAATTTTGTTATCTTTGTTCTTGTTCGGATGATTGGTTTTCTGATCTTGTCTTTTGCTTAACTTTGAAGaaactttgtttcattttttcatgcTAGGTAATGTTGGGTAGTTGGTTGTCCGAGTACGCTTAAGTTTACCATCTTAACGTTTCCAATACATCAGCAGTGGCCCGAATAACCAATTTTACGCGGGTGTTGAACGGACTGTTGTTATAAACTGATTTGAATCAGTCAAAAacatagatatcctataaaacacaggattttttgtgaaaacacaggtgttttataggatatctatggtCAAAAAGCGTATGATTGTCGTTTTCTGGTTTGATTTTCACAGTccatgtaaatgtttttttgtcaaagaTTTTTGACGCCATGGACAATGACGTAACTGTCACAAAACCTCTGCCACCTGCTGTTGTCGAAAAGTCGTTTGGAAAAAGACTGGAACAGGCAGAAAACGCCTGCGTGAAGCGTGGCATTAGCTACTTAAAAAACTGggaaattatgaaaaaatacgGTATAAGTGGACTTTACAGTACACTATGCTGATATCATATATGTGTCATATCATATATCATTACAGTGTATACGTCGACACTTTTCAAACCGAAATAATCCGCTTAAAAACTATTCTGCTTTCcaatttgttgtttgcaatGCGCTCAGGCCCGCCAGTTCGATACTTTGTGGCAAGCCACTCTCATCGTGCAATGATGTGCCTTGTGCTCAAAGCCGGCAGTTCAACttggaataattttttttggagAATTCGATCTCCCGACGAGTCAAGGAACACGAGCTTCTGGGCAAAAACAACGAGCAGCAACTCGGAAGCGTTCCGCGCGCTTAGTCGGGAAAAAAAGATGGAGATAATGCAGGTTCACAGTTGTTACTGAGAATGCACTTTCTGTacatttgttgtttataaCAAACTGTCGCGGCACTGTTCCTGGTATTGTAAGAAACTCTTATATTGAACAAGCTCGaagttaaaagtattttttcgttcatttttttgcacaaTTGGTTGTTTCCTGCGATAGTTTTAATTGCAACAAGCATACAATTGTTTgacttaaattaaaaattgtgcaGTAAACTTTAATTCCGTAGTTTTCacaattgaaaatgccaaCTTTGCTCGGTAAAAGAAAACTAATTTATGTCTTGATAGATTAAGAAACTCTGTCAAACACTTGTTATACAAGTATAacataatttatatataatcTATATGTATAAAACTTGTGCCCACACTTATTTACAGGATGAGAATGCTACTAGATTAATGAACGTTCGGCATCCTCTGGCGCGGATGATATCTGGCTGGGGAGACAAGTTCacaaaacaatattattacaaagtttttttcaagcGCTACCCCGGCATGTTGAAATAtccaaacaagcacaaaacgtGGAAAGGCTGGTAAGGAAGCTTTTCAAGGTAAAATTTGACGTTTGTGTCAACTGCATTGCGTTTTACCGTATATGGTCTCTTATGCAATTTTAACCAAATAGGCCAGAGGATGGTCGTTTCATGGAGTTTGCCGATTATGCCCGTTATATGGCAGACTATGGGACAAGAAGTTTACGTAACTTGGATGAACATTTTCTCCCGATGCTGAAGAGATGTGACCCGTGCTATTTTCCTTTCAATTACATCACTAAATTAGAAACGTTTGCCACAGGTATGGCCTACATCAAACTGCAACCTAAGTTCTTACGGTGACCTTTTAGGTTTATATCGGCAATAGGACCACGTAGCCTATATACCGATATCGAAATAATATAGGCCCACCACTACACACGTGGTAGGAttgcaaaatgaaaagttgtttaatAATTTCGCTATTTCACAGTACAAAATAGTTTGGAGTTTTGTTAGTTTTGgaaataatattaaataaaactgaagAAAATGCCCCAGAGTTCTTGTTCAGTGTTTTGGATTATTCTTTCTCGGGCTTGATAAGATCCCATGGTAGGAAGTGAAGGAGGAATTGTCATTTATTATTCGTTCGTTTATTGCACTTGTAGATGCAGCATGGATAATTGATAATAAACTGAATGTCACTATCGACACCATAACCACCCAAAACGTGTTCCGCAAGACAGAAGATCCGGCTGCTATGATAAAGGAATATTTTTCTCAACTTGAACCGGACGTGATTGAGCGTATTTTGCAAATCTACAAAGTCGATATGGAAACCTTTGGTTACACTTTTAACACAACGACTCTGACGGCGGGAGGTTGGGGAGAAGAGACCTAGTCATGGTGAGGGTTTGGTCTGCCATGTTGGATTGGTTGCTCCTTGTGGTAAGAGTAAGCTAGTAGGCATAGCACTGCTGTTGAACGCAAAAATAGTGTCGTCAGTAAAAGGAATCACTGTCATTTATTCATGCGCTACCATGCAGCACcgtttaaatttttagtcaCTAATATGTCACTATGATGTGCATTTAGCATCCAACTGGAATATGAATATCGCTTCTCTTTTGTTACGTTTGTTTCTTGTGTGCTGTATAGGTTGTGATCGTAGGTTTTTCTGTATTTTATCGTATAATGCCGAATTTAGGCTACTAGCCATTTTATTCATCTTTGTTGTTACTGAGTTCTGGCTAAAATCTTACCCATCCCCAGCTCTTCATGCATTGCGGCTGTCTGCTGGTCATTGTTTGTTCGCGGAAATGTTTTTGGCATTTTATTAGCATTTAATTTTTGGCGGTTTGTTTCGCGGGGCGTTCATGCACAAGTACTTGATGGATACGTTATATATTAAGGTATTGCCCATTTACTGTATCGCATTCATTTGCCATTGTCATTTGGTTTGGTTTGATGGGAACCATATATGCCAGGAAGCTGCTAAAAGTAATTAAGTTGCTATTGAGCGGTTAGTGATGTACCAGCAGTTTCTGTGGCCTGAGGGTATAAGTGAAAAGTGCGTTAAACATGTTCTGTATAGTGGCTTACATATTTCAAAGCCTTGTGTTTGATACACAACACTTGATTCCTTTCAATGACTggttttgtgacttttctgtCCTGATTTCGGCGATTCCTCGTGAACTTTGCTTATATAGTGTATATTTGTATAGTAGTGGTAATTATGCTAAGCTATAGGTCAATGCGGCAAATTATGCAAGTCTAATTGTGATGAGGacatttttttccaatttGATTCATTGCTATTGCTCAAACactcaaatttataacaaaatatcGAAATTATGGAGACATTAGAATTTTTACCTGCTCTTTCTTGCAGTGGATTGCATTGGGTGgggtaaaaatttttaacagctAGGTCTAAATTTCCCGTGTACTTCCACCTCGTCcaaaatttttgcagttttaCGTCTCAAAAACCGCTTTGAAACgccttgaaatgaaatgtattcACATATTTATTCGTAAAATAGCTTCCAATTCATGGTGATCACTTTTGAAACACCTTTATACAGAAGATCTGATGCACTCTTGCGTTGCTGAAGATATGTTACTGTGCACCAATCAATTAAAACTGTACCAGACTCCTCGTAGGAATAATATTGCAACGCACATGcacacaaatttaatttgaggAAACAATTTATTAAGCATCTATTGTAATTTGCAAATTACATGCCCTCCTTTCACATGTATTCAGCGTGCAACGCGTTTATTTACAAGTCTAATTTTCCACGTCTAGCCTATACCCGGCACCTCTTAGTTAGGCTATGCTACATGTAATCGATGATTTGCCAGATGATAGACATAATGCACACGTcgtatttttaaaagttgatGAAATTTTCAATAATCTTGCCAGAAAGTTAACCACCTAAAGACACTTTTGATAGGGATCTACGACAAGTACAATTACGAGATTGCAAAGAAAACGTAAAATTAACGTTTTGTAAATATCCGGCTGCTCTGATAAAAGATTATTTCTCTCAACTTAAACCAGATGTGATTGAGCGTATTTTGAGCATCTACAAAGTCGATATGATGGCGAGGGTGAGATGACACATAAAATGTCATTGGTCTAAGTATCTCGTTTCGTGTTTTTCTCTaagatttttcttgtttacagACCACGTGAAGgtcattttatggaatgggtGGACTTTGCCAGTTATTTGGCCGATCACGGTCACAACCTGACCAATATAGACGCACATTTCTACCCGGCCACTGTTCATTGCGATCCATGCAAGTTTCCTTTCaactttatcacaaaattGGAAACGTTTGATACAGGTGACTCTTCACTTTTGTTGACAATAAAACCTTACACGTGAAAGTTTGACCTTTATTGTGCTGTAATATAATCCGGAATCCTCGCTTACTCAGTCTGGTTTGCAAATGCAAGGAATAAGTGCATTTTATAAGTAAgctattattttgtaattttattttagatgcAAGTTGGTTGATTGAAGCTAAGTTGAACCTGAGTACAGCCATGCTCAAGCCACAAAACGTCAATTCGAAGCGAAGAAAAGATTACGTCGAACTCATcaaagaatatttttcaaaattagacCGCAACGTCACGAAGAGAATTTACAGTTTATACAAAAATGACATGAAGACTTTCGGTTATAGTTTTAATTTGACAACTTTAACAGCTGGAGGGTGGATGGAATAGCAACTGGTTTATGAAAGCAATTATCTACTCATACATTTTGCCGAATTTTTTGCGGTTGTTCTTCAAAGAACTTTCGGAAACAATTGAAATCTTATTAAACCTCATTTAAAACTAACGAATACTGCTTTATTTttcactatacaatagtttaaacgtttttataaactgaaaaatttcaaagcttCTCCACACACatgcagttttgttaaaagatGTCAACTTTATGTTGAGTTGATCGAAAATCGTTCTCGGCAAATGATGTTGCTCAAAACGAATGTTATTGAACCTTTCCATATTACTATACCTCGTATGTAAAACACATTTAACcaagtttacattttattcagtcgttgtttgttttcgttttgagtttttttttttggtatttatttGTATCATTTTTATTTGGCATTGGGCCTTTTTTACCCACCTCACCAATCCAATCTTTTAGGCAATAAGACTTTTTACGTctttattctttttcgtttatCGCATTTCCTTGTATGTGATTATATTTATCAGTTTTAACCTATAGAAAACATATATGATAGGTAAGTATACAGCGTATCAAGATCGTTATATATGcaactacaaaataaatgtacACGAAGTTTCAAAAGTGATCGCCATAAGTTGGAAGCTATTGTACGAATAAATATGTgaatacatttcatttcaaggcGTTTCAAAGCGGTTTTTGAGATgtaaaactgcaaaatttttgtttgaggTGGAAGTAAACGGGAAATTTAGACCTagctgttaaaatttttgctccTCTCAATGCAATCCACTGCAAGAAAGAGCAGGTAAAAAATTCTAATTTTCCATAATTTCGAtattttggtataaatttgAGTGTTTGAGCAATAGCAATGAATCAAATTGGGAAAAAATGTCCTCATCACCATTAGACTTGCATAGTTTACCGCATTGACCTATAGCTTAGCGTAATTACCACTACTATACAAATATACACTATATAAGCAAAGCTCACGAGGAATCACCGAAAACTGGACAGagaagtaaaaaaaaacagtgatTGAAAGGAATTAAGTGTTGTGTATCAAACACAAGGCTTTGAAATATGTAAGCCACTATACAGCACATGTTTATCGCACTTTTCACTTATACCTTAAGGCCACAGAAACTGCTGGTACATCACTAACCGCTCAATAGCAACTTAATTACTTTTAGCAGCTTCCTGGCATATATGGTTCCCATCAAACCAAACCAAATGACAATGGCAAATGAATGCGATACAGTAAATGGGCAATACCTTAATATATAACGTATCCATCAAGTACTTGTGCATGAACGCCCCGCGAAACAAACCACCAAAAATTAAATGCTAATAAAATGCCAAAAACATTTCCGCGAACAATGACAAGCAGACAGCCGCAATGCATGAAGAGCTGGGGATGGGTAAGATTTTAGCCTGAACTCAGTAACAACAAAGATGAATAAAATGGCTAGTAGCCTAAATTCGGCATTATACGATAAAATACAGAAAAACCTACGATCACAACCTATACAGCACACAAGAAACAAACGTAACAAAAGAGAAGCGATATTCATACTCCAGTTGGATGCTAAATGCACATCATAGTGACATATTAGTGACTAAAAATTGAAACGGTGCTGCATGGTAGCGCATGAATAAATGACATTGTTTCCAATTACTGACGACACTATTTTTGCGTTCAACAGCAGTGCTATGCCTACTAGCTTACTCTTACCACAAGGAGCAACCAATCCAACATGGCAGACCAAACGCTCACCATGACTAGGTCTCTTCTCCCCAACCTCCCGCCGTCAGAGTCGTTGTGTTAAAAGTGTAACCAAAGGTTTCCATATCGACTTTGTAGATTTGCAAAATACGCTCAATCACGTTCGGTTCAAGTTGAGAGAAATATTCCTTTATCATAGCAGCCGGATCTTCTGTCTTGCGGAACACGTTTTGGGAGGTTATGGTGTCGATAGTGACATTCAGTTTATTATCAACTATCCATGCTGCATCTACAAGTGCAATAAACGAACGAATAATAAATGACAATTCCTCCTTCACTTCCTACCATGGGATCTTATTAAGCCCGCGAAAGAATAATCCAAAACACTGAACAAGAATTTTGATGCCTTTTTACGAAACAGGGGCAATTTcttcagttttatttaatattatttcCAAAACTAACAAAACTCCAAACTATTTTATTCTGTGAAATAGCGAAATTattaaacaacttttcattttgcaaTCCTACCACGTGTGTAGTGGTGGGTCTATATTATATCGATATCGGTATATAAGCTGCGTGGTCCTATTGCCGATATAAACCTAAAAGGTCACCGTACGAACTTAGGTCGCAGTTT of the Clavelina lepadiformis chromosome 7, kaClaLepa1.1, whole genome shotgun sequence genome contains:
- the LOC143466063 gene encoding carbohydrate sulfotransferase 11-like isoform X2, yielding MKRFKRLVFACVISALIFLYFDGIYIDEYIAEFKTKRIVLPTLPYSSQLQLFENNMTRKVIDAMNNDVTVTKPLPPAVVEKRFGRRLEQAENACMKRGISYLKNWEIMKKYGNTPVRYFVASHSHGAMMCLVLKAGSSTWDNFFWRIRAPDESRNSNFWAKATSSNAEAFRALSREKKMEILQDENATRLMNVRHPLARMISGWGDKFTKQYYYKVFFKRYPGMLKYPNKHKTWKGWPEDGRFMEFADYARYMADYGTRSLRNLDEHFLPMLKRCDPCYFPFNYITKLETFATDAAWIIDNKLNVTIDTITTQNVFRKTEDPAAMIKEYFSQLEPDVIERILQIYKVDMETFGYTFNTTTLTAGGWGEET
- the LOC143466198 gene encoding carbohydrate sulfotransferase 12-like, whose translation is MARIFLVYRPREGHFMEWVDFASYLADHGHNLTNIDAHFYPATVHCDPCKFPFNFITKLETFDTDASWLIEAKLNLSTAMLKPQNVNSKRRKDYVELIKEYFSKLDRNVTKRIYSLYKNDMKTFGYSFNLTTLTAGGWME